One stretch of Glycine soja cultivar W05 chromosome 7, ASM419377v2, whole genome shotgun sequence DNA includes these proteins:
- the LOC114418099 gene encoding phosphatidylcholine:diacylglycerol cholinephosphotransferase 1-like isoform X1, producing the protein MNGGAEASVNRRRRHQTASANGVKIANGAMAKPSSTLCYDASFMKWTVADAVHVATHHWMPCLFALGLLFFMAVEYTLLMVPPSSPPFDLGFIATRSLHALLESSPNLNTLFAGLNTVFVGMQTSYILWTWLIEGRPRATISALFMFTCRGILGYSTQLPLPQGFLGSGVDFPVGNVSFFLFFSGHVAGSVIASLDMRRMQRWELAWTFDVLNVLQAVRLLGTRGHYTIDLAVGVGAGILFDSLAGKYEDSKRNAALSTTHRAQFDCVNNVDIAKKINK; encoded by the exons ATGAACGGCGGCGCTGAGGCCTCCGTCAATCGCAGGCGCAGACACCAAACAGCTTCCGCTAACGGCGTTAAGATAGCAAACGGGGCCATGGCGAAGCCGTCCTCGACGCTCTGCTACGACGCCTCGTTCATGAAATGGACCGTGGCGGATGCTGTCCACGTGGCGACGCATCATTGGATGCCGTGCTTATTCGCATTAGGGCTTCTCTTCTTCATGGCCGTGGAATACACGCTCCTCATGGTTCCGCCGTCGTCGCCGCCTTTCGATCTGGGCTTCATTGCCACGCGCTCCCTCCACGCACTCCTCGAGTCATCGCCGAATCTCAACACGCTCTTCGCCGGGCTCAATACC GTGTTTGTGGGGATGCAAACGAGTTATATCTTATGGACGTGGCTGATTGAAGGACGCCCCAGAGCCACGATTTCAGCATTGTTCATGTTCACATGCCGTGGAATTTTAGGGTACTCCACCCAGCTCCCATTGCCTCAG GGATTTTTGGGCTCGGGTGTGGATTTCCCAGTTGGGAACGTGtcgtttttcttgtttttttcggGGCATGTTGCGGGTTCAGTGATTGCTTCCTTGGACATGAGGAGGATGCAGAGGTGGGAACTGGCTTGGACTTTTGATGTGCTCAATGTTTTGCAAGCTGTGAGGTTGCTGGGTACAAGAGGACATTACACTATTGATTTGGCCGTAGGGGTTGGTGCTGGAATTCTCTTTGATTCTTTAGCTGGCAAGTACGAAGATAGCAAAAGGAATGCTGCTCTATCCACAACCCACAGAGCACAATTTGATTGCGTCAACAATGTGGATAtagctaaaaaaattaacaaatga
- the LOC114418099 gene encoding phosphatidylcholine:diacylglycerol cholinephosphotransferase 1-like isoform X2 — protein sequence MDRGGCCPRGDASLDAVLIRIRASLLHGRGIHAPHGSAVVAAFRSGLHCHALPPRTPRVIAESQHALRRAQYRTSFTLSPDLNESGHFFFLVSDFVVGNWEIEFVWRKCKWVFVGMQTSYILWTWLIEGRPRATISALFMFTCRGILGYSTQLPLPQGFLGSGVDFPVGNVSFFLFFSGHVAGSVIASLDMRRMQRWELAWTFDVLNVLQAVRLLGTRGHYTIDLAVGVGAGILFDSLAGKYEDSKRNAALSTTHRAQFDCVNNVDIAKKINK from the exons ATGGACCGTGGCGGATGCTGTCCACGTGGCGACGCATCATTGGATGCCGTGCTTATTCGCATTAGGGCTTCTCTTCTTCATGGCCGTGGAATACACGCTCCTCATGGTTCCGCCGTCGTCGCCGCCTTTCGATCTGGGCTTCATTGCCACGCGCTCCCTCCACGCACTCCTCGAGTCATCGCCGAATCTCAACACGCTCTTCGCCGGGCTCAATACCGTACGTCGTTTACACTTTCTCCAGATCTGAACGAATCgggacactttttttttctggtttcGGATTTCGTTGTGGGCAATTGGGAGATCGAATTTGTTTGGAGGAAATGCAAATGG GTGTTTGTGGGGATGCAAACGAGTTATATCTTATGGACGTGGCTGATTGAAGGACGCCCCAGAGCCACGATTTCAGCATTGTTCATGTTCACATGCCGTGGAATTTTAGGGTACTCCACCCAGCTCCCATTGCCTCAG GGATTTTTGGGCTCGGGTGTGGATTTCCCAGTTGGGAACGTGtcgtttttcttgtttttttcggGGCATGTTGCGGGTTCAGTGATTGCTTCCTTGGACATGAGGAGGATGCAGAGGTGGGAACTGGCTTGGACTTTTGATGTGCTCAATGTTTTGCAAGCTGTGAGGTTGCTGGGTACAAGAGGACATTACACTATTGATTTGGCCGTAGGGGTTGGTGCTGGAATTCTCTTTGATTCTTTAGCTGGCAAGTACGAAGATAGCAAAAGGAATGCTGCTCTATCCACAACCCACAGAGCACAATTTGATTGCGTCAACAATGTGGATAtagctaaaaaaattaacaaatga
- the LOC114418100 gene encoding uncharacterized protein LOC114418100, producing the protein MAATNASIFASSTQPCLPVPPTIPNTLATPFLNVSSPRSYLVKIKHVKFSKKISAAAVATTTTTEEIQEYKLPSWAKFEIGRAAVYWKTMNGLPPTSGEKLKLFYNPAATQLVPNEEFGIAFNGGFNQPIMCGGEPRAMLRKDRGKADAPIYSIQICIPKHALNLIFSFTNGVDWDGPYRLQFQVPKALQNKPIDFFNKGLAEELSKEGACEQAIFPDTNKIITKCAMIGNLSKEGGDRCDLNFVLGCTDPSSHLYNPLANVDDGTCTIELD; encoded by the exons CTACTCCTTTTCTCAATGTTTCGTCACCAAGAAGTTACCTTGTGAAGATAAAGCATGTGAAATTTAGCAAAAAAATCAGTGCTGCTGCTgttgcaacaacaacaacaactgaGGAAATTCAAGA GTACAAGCTTCCATCATGGGCTAAGTTTGAAATTGGGAGGGCTGCTGTCTATTGGAAAACCATGAATGGCCTCCCTCCTACTTCA GGAGAAAAGCTAAAACTTTTCTATAATCCAGCTGCAACTCAACTTGTCCCTAATGAAGAATTTGGAATTGCTTTTAATG GAGGTTTTAATCAGCCAATTATGTGCGGTGGTGAGCCAAGGGCCATGCTTAGAAAAGATCGAGGCAAAGCTGATGCCCCAATATATTCCATTCAGATATGCATTCCTAAGCATG CTTTGAACTTGATCTTTTCATTTACAAATGGAGTAGACTGGGATGGTCCATATAGACTACAGTTTCAAGTTCCCAAGGCATTACAAAACAAGCCAATTGACTTCTTTAATAAG GGCTTGGCTGAGGAACTGAGTAAAGAAGGAGCATGTGAGCAAGCAATATTTCCagacacaaataaaattataaccaAATGTGCTATGATTGGTAATTTGTCAAAAGAAGGG GGTGATCGCTGCGATCTGAATTTTGTTTTAGGATGCACAGATCCTAGTTCGCACCTGTACAACCCGCTAGCCAATGTAGATGATGGAACATGTACAATTGAATTGGATTGA